From one Helicoverpa zea isolate HzStark_Cry1AcR chromosome 10, ilHelZeax1.1, whole genome shotgun sequence genomic stretch:
- the LOC124633814 gene encoding juvenile hormone-binding protein-like, with the protein MAVYRSLILLAFASCVLSEGGTLFNPCSKNDIKCLSGATESFLEKTSNGFPDYKIKAIDPLIIPELKVVVDEGLGLVFDFKNINITGLKRQQISDFKMDTDKKSVVLKTKAVLNIVGDVKIEFAKQNKVFNGAYTASTTAIGSSQYGYSFKKKDDKDYFVVGPEVNTCEIIGEPNVDIGDDLQKALNSDSDAQALKPGYETNKVALRKKTLCHIVEAAYVTVIHNIRAIADIFPKEAFFTDIY; encoded by the exons ATGGCAGTTTATAGGAGCTTGATATTGCTTGCATTTGCGAGTTGTGTACTTTCGGAAGGAG GAACACTTTTCAATCCATGCAGTAAAAATGACATAAAATGCTTGAGTGGAGCAACCGAATCTTTTTTGGAAAAAACAAGCAATGGTTTTCCGGATTACAAAATCAAGGCAATTGACCCTTTGATCATTCCTGAGTTAAAAGTCGTGGTCGACGAAGGCTTGGGACTGGTCTTTgatttcaaaaacataaatataactGGATTGAAGAGGCAGCAGATATCAGACTTCAA aATGGATACAGACAAGAAATCTGtggttttaaaaacaaaagctgtTTTGAATATCGTGGGTGATGTCAAAATCGAATTCGCCaagcaaaataaagtttttaatggaGCTTATACAGCTTCAACAA CTGCAATAGGAAGCTCACAATATGGCTacagttttaagaaaaaagatgATAAAGATTACTTCGTAGTCGGCCCAGAGGTGAATACATGTGAAATCATTGGAGAACCGAACGTGGATATTGGAGATGATTTACAAAAGGCCTTGAACAGTG ACTCCGATGCACAGGCTCTGAAACCTGGTTACGAGACTAACAAGGTGGCTTTACGGAAGAAGACGCTATGCCATATTGTAGAAGCCGCCTACGTCACCGTCATACACAACATCAGGGCAATCGCAGATATCTTCCCTAAAGAAGCCTTTTTTACTGACATCTATTAA